The following coding sequences are from one Rathayibacter sp. SW19 window:
- a CDS encoding ABC transporter ATP-binding protein, with amino-acid sequence MLLKLLRRYLRPHWRLLLAVVIFQLAQSIASLYLPTLNADIIDNGVIKGDTGYILQLGGVMLLITLAQVACAVAAVYFGAKAAMGVGRDLRSAVFNRVGEFSEREVTHFGAPSLITRNTNDVQQVQMLVLMTCTLLVSAPILCIGGIIMAMNQDLELSWLIAVSVPVLLIAVILIIWRMVPQFRRMQKRIDAVNRVLREQLTGIRVIRAFVREDIETKRFAKANADVTETALKAGRLFALMFPTVMFVLNVSSVAVIWFGAFRIEDGSMQVGTLTAFLSYLMQILMAVMMATFMFVMVPRAAVCADRISEVLNTQSTVRPPAKPVQTLSEHGSIELFEVGFAYPGAEQPVLSEINFRVEPGSTTAIIGSTGSGKTTLINLLPRLFDATSGSVLVDGVDVAELDPDLLWSRIGLVPQKPYLFSGTVASNLRYGKTDASDEELWRALEIAQANDFVRQMDGGLDAEIAQGGTNVSGGQRQRLAIARALVKRPELYIFDDSFSALDLATDARLRRALRRNESDATFVIVAQRVSTIIDADQILVVEDGRIVAQGTHEELVASSKTYAEIVSSQLTAEEAA; translated from the coding sequence ATGCTTCTGAAGCTTCTTAGGCGCTACCTTCGACCGCATTGGCGATTGTTGCTCGCGGTCGTCATCTTCCAACTCGCGCAATCCATCGCATCGTTGTATCTGCCGACATTGAACGCAGACATCATCGACAATGGTGTCATCAAGGGTGATACCGGTTACATCCTGCAGCTCGGCGGGGTGATGCTGCTCATCACGCTTGCTCAGGTCGCCTGTGCGGTCGCCGCCGTGTACTTCGGCGCGAAGGCGGCGATGGGCGTCGGCCGCGATCTGCGCAGCGCGGTGTTCAACCGGGTCGGAGAGTTCTCAGAACGCGAGGTGACACACTTCGGCGCACCGTCGCTGATCACCCGCAACACGAACGATGTGCAACAGGTGCAGATGCTCGTGCTGATGACCTGTACGCTGCTCGTCTCGGCTCCGATCCTGTGTATCGGCGGCATCATCATGGCCATGAACCAGGATCTCGAGTTGTCCTGGCTGATCGCCGTCAGCGTTCCCGTTCTGTTGATCGCCGTCATCCTGATCATCTGGCGCATGGTGCCCCAATTCCGCCGGATGCAGAAGCGCATCGACGCGGTCAACCGGGTGCTGCGCGAACAGCTCACCGGCATCCGCGTGATTCGCGCGTTCGTGCGTGAAGACATCGAGACGAAGCGGTTCGCGAAGGCGAACGCCGACGTCACGGAGACCGCCCTGAAGGCGGGCAGGCTTTTCGCGCTGATGTTTCCGACCGTCATGTTCGTGCTGAACGTCTCGAGCGTCGCGGTGATCTGGTTCGGAGCGTTCCGGATCGAGGACGGCTCCATGCAGGTCGGAACCTTGACGGCCTTCCTCAGCTACCTGATGCAGATTCTGATGGCTGTGATGATGGCCACCTTCATGTTCGTGATGGTTCCCCGTGCGGCCGTCTGTGCAGACAGGATCAGCGAAGTGCTGAACACCCAGTCAACGGTGCGCCCACCTGCCAAGCCCGTTCAGACACTGTCGGAGCACGGGTCGATCGAACTGTTCGAAGTCGGGTTCGCCTATCCCGGTGCAGAGCAGCCGGTTTTGAGCGAGATCAACTTCCGTGTCGAGCCGGGCTCGACGACGGCCATCATCGGCAGCACCGGCAGCGGTAAGACAACGCTGATCAATCTCCTGCCCAGATTGTTCGATGCGACAAGCGGATCCGTGCTCGTCGACGGAGTCGATGTCGCCGAACTGGATCCTGACCTGCTCTGGTCGCGCATCGGTCTCGTGCCGCAGAAGCCGTATTTGTTCTCGGGCACCGTGGCGTCCAACCTGCGCTATGGCAAGACCGATGCGAGCGACGAGGAGTTGTGGCGTGCCCTTGAGATTGCGCAGGCGAACGATTTCGTTCGGCAGATGGATGGCGGCCTGGACGCAGAGATCGCCCAGGGCGGCACCAACGTTTCCGGTGGGCAGCGTCAGCGCCTCGCGATCGCGCGAGCCCTGGTCAAGCGACCGGAACTCTACATCTTCGATGATTCGTTCTCGGCGCTCGATTTGGCGACGGATGCCCGATTGCGGCGTGCTCTCCGGCGAAACGAAAGCGACGCGACCTTCGTGATCGTCGCCCAGCGCGTGTCGACCATCATCGATGCCGACCAGATCCTCGTCGTCGAAGACGGCCGCATCGTTGCGCAGGGAACCCATGAGGAGCTCGTCGCGAGTTCGAAGACCTACGCCGAGATAGTTTCATCGCAGCTGACAGCCGAGGAGGCAGCATGA
- a CDS encoding ABC transporter ATP-binding protein, which yields MSTNSSTRNSARPPVRRGPGRGGPFGGMGMPAEKSMNFGPSAKRLLGRLRPEVWPIVLVTVLTILSVGFSVLGPRLLGDGTNLIVAGFVSKSLPAGASQQQVIDGMRASGQGQLADMLSGMHLTPGSGIDFAALSSVLFWVLALYIMASVFSWLQAFVLNGVTQRTMYRLREDVEVKIHKLPLKYFDTMQRGELLSRVTNDIDNISQSLQQTLSQMLTSLLTVVGVLLMMFLLSPLLAVIALVTIPITLVITTVIAKRSQKLFVAQWTHTGTLNAQIEEAFTGHALVKVFGRHREVEEVFRQKNEELYKASFGAQFISGIIMPAMMFVGNLVYVAIAAVGGLLVVSGSMQIGDVQAFIQYSRQFTQPLSQLGSMANLLQSGVASAERVFELLDADEQSDDPDEPLSPEGTRGRLAFENVSFSYSEDQPLITDLSLVAQPGQTVAIVGPTGAGKTTLVNLMMRFYELDKGRITLDGDDISKMTRYDLRSRMGMVLQDTWLFEGTIRDNIAYGRPDATEKEIVEAAKATYVDRFVRSLPEGYDTLLDDEGGNVSAGEKQLLTIARAFLARPSVLILDEATSSVDTRTELLVQKAMSALRKDRTSFVIAHRLSTIRDADLILVMEAGQIVEQGTHTELLAAGGAYYTLYNAQFAGAAVDDV from the coding sequence ATGAGCACCAACTCGTCAACCCGCAACTCGGCCAGGCCGCCCGTGCGTCGCGGGCCGGGGCGGGGAGGCCCGTTCGGTGGCATGGGGATGCCTGCCGAGAAGTCGATGAACTTCGGGCCGAGCGCCAAACGCCTGCTCGGGCGGTTGCGCCCTGAGGTCTGGCCGATCGTCTTGGTGACCGTTCTCACGATTTTGAGCGTCGGGTTTTCCGTGCTCGGGCCCCGGTTGCTCGGCGATGGAACCAACCTCATCGTTGCCGGGTTCGTCTCGAAGAGCCTGCCGGCAGGCGCCAGTCAGCAACAGGTGATCGACGGGATGCGCGCGAGCGGGCAAGGTCAGCTTGCCGACATGCTCAGCGGCATGCATCTGACCCCGGGCAGCGGGATCGACTTCGCAGCCCTCTCGAGCGTGCTGTTCTGGGTTCTGGCGCTGTACATCATGGCATCGGTGTTCTCCTGGTTGCAGGCGTTCGTGCTCAACGGTGTGACGCAGCGCACAATGTACCGGCTCCGTGAAGACGTCGAAGTGAAGATCCACAAGCTGCCGTTGAAATACTTCGACACGATGCAGCGGGGCGAATTGCTCAGCCGTGTGACGAACGACATCGACAATATTTCGCAGAGCCTTCAGCAGACGCTGAGTCAGATGCTCACGTCGTTACTGACCGTGGTCGGCGTGCTGCTGATGATGTTCCTGCTGTCGCCGTTGCTCGCCGTGATCGCACTTGTCACGATCCCGATCACCCTTGTGATCACCACCGTCATCGCCAAACGCTCGCAGAAACTGTTTGTTGCTCAGTGGACCCACACCGGAACGCTCAACGCGCAGATCGAAGAGGCGTTCACCGGGCACGCTCTCGTGAAGGTCTTCGGCAGGCACCGCGAGGTCGAAGAGGTGTTCCGGCAGAAGAACGAGGAACTCTACAAGGCCAGCTTCGGGGCGCAGTTCATCTCCGGGATCATCATGCCGGCCATGATGTTCGTCGGAAACCTGGTGTATGTCGCGATCGCGGCCGTCGGCGGACTCCTGGTGGTCTCCGGCAGCATGCAGATCGGTGATGTGCAGGCGTTCATCCAATATTCGCGCCAGTTCACTCAACCGCTGAGCCAGCTCGGGTCGATGGCCAATCTGCTGCAGTCCGGCGTCGCATCCGCTGAGCGGGTTTTCGAGTTGCTCGACGCCGATGAGCAGAGCGACGACCCCGACGAGCCATTGAGCCCCGAGGGCACTCGTGGGCGCCTTGCGTTTGAGAACGTGTCATTCAGCTATTCAGAGGACCAGCCGCTGATCACGGACCTGTCGCTGGTCGCTCAGCCCGGGCAGACTGTTGCAATCGTCGGTCCGACCGGTGCGGGCAAAACCACGCTGGTCAACCTGATGATGCGCTTCTACGAACTCGACAAGGGCCGAATCACACTCGACGGCGACGACATCTCGAAGATGACCCGATACGACTTGCGCTCGCGGATGGGAATGGTGCTGCAAGACACCTGGTTGTTCGAGGGCACGATTCGCGACAATATCGCATACGGGCGACCGGATGCGACCGAGAAGGAGATCGTCGAGGCCGCCAAGGCGACGTACGTCGACCGATTCGTGCGTTCTCTGCCGGAGGGCTACGACACGCTACTCGACGATGAGGGTGGAAATGTCAGTGCGGGGGAGAAACAGCTGCTGACCATTGCGCGGGCGTTCCTGGCACGGCCGAGCGTGCTTATTTTGGATGAGGCGACCAGCTCCGTCGACACTCGCACGGAACTGCTGGTGCAGAAGGCCATGAGCGCGTTGCGCAAGGATCGAACCAGTTTCGTCATCGCGCACCGGCTCTCAACCATTCGAGACGCCGACCTGATTCTCGTGATGGAGGCCGGGCAGATCGTGGAGCAGGGGACGCACACCGAGTTGTTGGCGGCGGGTGGCGCGTACTACACCCTGTATAACGCCCAGTTCGCAGGCGCTGCCGTCGACGACGTCTGA
- a CDS encoding DUF4192 domain-containing protein: MQTIVKTTQPHDLLALVPQLVGFRPQNSLVLVAFDAKRTCGAYRVDLPEPAADAAYKRMATTLIGMLCKVRGADGVVPVIYTDDRFDTCGGIPRETFAMLLLGRARTAGFTVKDALCVAADGWGSYFDESDARDSPRPLAMIDESAVHTSVPEGERVSLRSPRERAELPQSDLARRERVTRAILRLRAQPPPQLSRPGEVGACAEVVEESGSVDTAEELTEFAEFVLQLDGATISPDLAARIILTAELPSFRDVLLFEWAWGREIGLRTCRLNQKHERGEIITPEDDGALGLAGIGMPRPDVGRIGRAIELLGHLAACAPKSARAPLVTMLAWLHWALGSGSTAGRFIAQARAIDPGYGLADLLDSMLQNGMLPEWSFERPKLDPDRRVVTIPSTRWQPSS, translated from the coding sequence ATGCAGACGATAGTCAAGACAACTCAACCGCACGACCTGCTCGCCCTGGTGCCGCAACTCGTCGGCTTCCGCCCGCAGAACAGCCTCGTTCTCGTCGCTTTCGATGCCAAACGCACCTGTGGCGCGTATCGCGTTGATCTGCCGGAACCCGCTGCAGACGCCGCGTATAAGCGGATGGCGACGACGCTCATCGGCATGCTGTGCAAAGTGCGCGGGGCAGACGGTGTGGTCCCCGTCATCTACACCGATGACAGGTTCGACACCTGCGGGGGGATCCCGCGGGAGACGTTCGCGATGCTGTTGCTCGGCCGCGCCCGCACGGCCGGGTTCACAGTGAAGGACGCGCTGTGCGTTGCGGCCGACGGTTGGGGTTCCTATTTCGACGAATCGGATGCCCGCGACTCGCCGCGCCCGCTGGCCATGATCGACGAGTCGGCGGTCCACACGTCGGTTCCGGAAGGTGAGCGAGTGTCGCTGCGCTCGCCGCGAGAGCGTGCTGAGCTTCCACAGTCGGACCTCGCCCGGCGAGAACGAGTCACGCGCGCCATCCTGCGGCTGAGGGCACAGCCGCCGCCCCAGCTATCCCGCCCCGGTGAGGTTGGTGCGTGTGCAGAAGTTGTCGAAGAGAGCGGCTCGGTGGATACCGCGGAGGAACTCACCGAATTCGCCGAGTTCGTCCTGCAACTCGACGGTGCCACGATCTCACCCGACCTCGCAGCGCGGATCATTTTGACGGCCGAGCTTCCCAGTTTTCGCGATGTGTTGCTCTTCGAGTGGGCCTGGGGGCGCGAAATCGGTTTGCGAACCTGCCGCTTGAACCAGAAGCACGAGCGCGGCGAGATCATCACCCCTGAGGACGACGGGGCGCTCGGCCTTGCGGGAATCGGGATGCCTCGGCCCGATGTTGGCCGCATCGGCAGAGCGATCGAACTGTTGGGGCACCTGGCGGCGTGCGCACCAAAGTCGGCGCGCGCGCCGCTGGTGACGATGCTTGCCTGGCTGCACTGGGCACTGGGATCCGGTTCGACCGCGGGGCGATTCATCGCGCAAGCACGCGCGATCGACCCCGGCTACGGCCTGGCCGATTTACTCGATTCGATGCTGCAGAACGGCATGCTCCCCGAGTGGTCGTTCGAGCGGCCGAAACTCGACCCGGATCGGCGAGTCGTGACGATTCCGTCGACGCGCTGGCAACCAAGCAGCTAG
- a CDS encoding NAD(P)/FAD-dependent oxidoreductase, whose product MASDNYRTVSFWFDSLAARDSDELRPRSALMSETTADVCIIGAGLTGLWTAYYLAHAHPELSIVVLEKEIAGFGASGRNGGWSSALFPVSTTGLARLHGIEAAVRMRQAMIDTVDEIGRVVAREQLDCDFVKGGTVAFVRNRPGLDAAREEVAEARRFGVDHVTLWGTDALRRRAPSVTASAATFTPDCARIQPAALARGLARVVESLGVRIYEHTRVTDFGPGRVDALGDGPVSVRAGAIVNATEAYGSALPSVGRSVMPLYSLMIATEPLPESFWEGTGIEHGQTFTDYRHLLIYGQRTADNRFAFGGRGARYHWGSAIRPGYDTATNVAHHLRHALVELFPEAHSARITHRWGGPLGVPRDWHASVGFAPDTRIGWAGGYVGDGVSTTNLAGRTLADLITATDSALTSLPWVNHRSPRWEPEPLRFLGANAGLLGMTVADAEERLTRRASVTARLMAPLIGH is encoded by the coding sequence GTGGCGAGCGACAACTACCGCACGGTGAGTTTCTGGTTCGATTCTCTCGCGGCGCGCGACAGCGATGAATTGCGCCCCCGCTCGGCGCTGATGAGCGAGACGACAGCAGACGTGTGCATCATCGGCGCAGGGCTGACCGGGCTGTGGACGGCCTACTATCTGGCGCACGCGCACCCGGAACTCTCGATCGTCGTGCTCGAAAAGGAGATCGCAGGGTTCGGCGCATCAGGGCGCAACGGCGGCTGGTCTTCGGCATTGTTCCCCGTCTCCACGACGGGATTGGCCAGATTGCACGGCATCGAAGCAGCCGTGCGCATGCGTCAGGCGATGATCGACACCGTCGATGAGATCGGTCGTGTCGTCGCCCGGGAGCAACTCGATTGCGACTTTGTGAAGGGCGGCACCGTCGCGTTCGTACGCAATCGTCCTGGCCTTGACGCGGCGCGCGAAGAGGTCGCAGAAGCTCGCCGGTTCGGCGTCGACCACGTCACGCTGTGGGGCACGGATGCGCTGCGGCGGCGGGCGCCGTCTGTCACGGCGTCCGCCGCGACATTCACGCCCGACTGCGCACGGATTCAGCCGGCAGCATTGGCCAGGGGGCTTGCCCGCGTCGTCGAGAGCCTGGGAGTACGAATCTATGAGCACACCCGCGTCACTGATTTCGGCCCTGGGCGCGTCGATGCGCTTGGCGATGGTCCGGTCTCGGTGCGTGCAGGCGCAATCGTCAACGCGACGGAAGCATATGGAAGCGCTTTGCCGAGCGTCGGACGCTCCGTCATGCCGCTGTACTCGCTGATGATCGCAACCGAACCGCTGCCCGAATCGTTCTGGGAAGGCACCGGAATTGAGCACGGACAGACCTTCACGGACTATCGGCACCTGCTGATCTACGGTCAGCGAACAGCTGACAACCGCTTTGCGTTCGGCGGACGGGGCGCGCGCTATCACTGGGGAAGTGCCATCCGCCCGGGTTACGACACGGCGACGAATGTCGCCCATCATCTGCGGCACGCACTCGTCGAGCTGTTCCCCGAGGCCCATTCTGCTCGGATCACACACCGCTGGGGCGGGCCGCTCGGTGTACCCCGCGATTGGCATGCGTCTGTCGGGTTCGCACCGGACACCCGCATCGGCTGGGCAGGAGGCTACGTCGGCGACGGCGTGAGCACAACCAATCTGGCCGGCCGCACTCTGGCCGACCTGATCACAGCGACTGATTCCGCGCTCACGAGTCTGCCTTGGGTCAATCATCGGTCACCGCGCTGGGAGCCGGAACCTCTGCGCTTTCTCGGTGCCAATGCGGGCCTTCTCGGTATGACCGTCGCCGACGCCGAAGAACGCCTCACCCGCCGTGCTTCTGTGACCGCGCGCCTGATGGCGCCTCTGATCGGCCACTAG
- a CDS encoding aspartate aminotransferase family protein → MSNTSTLDSATAQYDNADLQRKAKDHLWMHFARQSVMESGAGVPIITRGEGHHIWDSNGKKYIDGLSGLFVVNAGHGRKRLAEAARKQAEELAFFPIWSYAHPNAIELADRLANYAPGDLNRVFFSSGGGEAVETAFKLAKYYWKLQGRPTKHKVISRAIAYHGTTQGALAITGIPDMKAMFEPVTPGGFRVPNTNFYRADEVGAPSDNLVDFGLWAANRIEEMIQFEGPETVAAVFVEPVQNSGGCFPPPPGYFKRVREICDKYDVLLVSDEVICAFGRIGSMFACDDYGYVPDMITCAKAMTSGYSPIGATIISDKIYEPFKHGDTSFYHGYTFGGHPVSAAVALENLDIFEEEALNQHVKDNSPLFRAELETLLDLPIVGDVRGDGYFFGIELVKDKATKLTFDDDESERLLRGFLSKALFDAGLYCRADDRGDPVIQLAPPLTIGPAEFAEIRGILHGVLSEAWTRI, encoded by the coding sequence ATGAGCAACACATCAACACTCGACAGTGCCACGGCGCAGTACGACAACGCTGACTTGCAGCGCAAGGCCAAGGACCATCTGTGGATGCACTTCGCGCGCCAGTCTGTGATGGAGTCGGGTGCAGGCGTGCCGATCATCACCCGCGGCGAAGGCCATCACATCTGGGACAGCAACGGCAAGAAGTACATCGACGGGCTCTCCGGCCTGTTCGTTGTGAACGCCGGCCACGGCCGCAAGCGCCTTGCCGAGGCTGCTCGGAAGCAGGCTGAGGAACTCGCCTTCTTCCCGATCTGGTCGTACGCACATCCGAACGCGATCGAGCTCGCCGATCGTCTCGCAAACTACGCACCCGGTGATCTGAACCGCGTATTCTTCTCCAGCGGAGGCGGTGAAGCGGTCGAGACCGCCTTCAAGCTCGCCAAGTACTACTGGAAGCTGCAGGGCCGCCCCACCAAGCACAAGGTCATCTCCCGTGCGATTGCCTACCACGGCACCACGCAGGGGGCGCTTGCCATCACCGGTATCCCGGACATGAAAGCGATGTTCGAGCCAGTGACTCCAGGCGGGTTCCGCGTGCCGAACACGAACTTCTACCGCGCCGACGAAGTGGGTGCGCCGTCCGACAACCTCGTCGACTTCGGATTATGGGCCGCGAACAGGATCGAAGAGATGATCCAGTTCGAAGGCCCTGAAACCGTCGCCGCTGTGTTCGTCGAACCTGTGCAGAACTCGGGCGGATGCTTCCCACCACCCCCCGGATACTTCAAGCGCGTTCGCGAGATCTGCGACAAGTACGACGTACTCCTCGTCAGCGACGAAGTCATCTGCGCGTTCGGCCGCATCGGCAGCATGTTCGCCTGTGACGACTACGGCTACGTCCCCGACATGATCACGTGTGCCAAAGCGATGACAAGCGGCTACTCGCCGATCGGCGCGACGATCATCAGCGACAAAATCTACGAGCCCTTCAAGCACGGTGACACGTCGTTCTATCACGGCTACACGTTCGGCGGGCACCCCGTGTCTGCTGCGGTTGCCCTCGAGAACCTCGACATCTTCGAGGAGGAGGCGCTCAACCAGCACGTGAAAGACAACTCCCCGTTGTTCCGCGCCGAACTGGAGACTCTGCTCGACCTGCCGATCGTCGGTGACGTTCGAGGTGACGGTTACTTCTTTGGCATCGAACTCGTCAAGGACAAGGCCACCAAACTGACATTCGACGACGACGAGTCCGAGCGATTGTTGCGCGGCTTCCTCTCAAAGGCACTGTTCGACGCGGGCCTGTACTGCCGCGCAGACGACCGCGGGGACCCCGTCATCCAGCTCGCGCCGCCGCTGACCATCGGACCGGCAGAATTCGCCGAGATTCGCGGCATCCTGCACGGCGTGCTCTCCGAGGCTTGGACCCGCATCTAG
- a CDS encoding Lrp/AsnC family transcriptional regulator, translating into MTATTATARQTSNKPVQLDAVSKSIVEQLQEDGRRSYAEIGKAVGLSEAAVRQRVQKLTESGVMQIVAVTDPMQLGFYRQAMIGVRVNGDTRSVADALAALPAVDYVVLTAGAFDILVEVVCENDDDLISLLNSEIRSIPGVLTTETFVYLKLHKQLYNWGTR; encoded by the coding sequence ATGACAGCTACGACAGCTACGGCACGCCAGACTTCGAACAAGCCGGTGCAGTTGGACGCTGTCTCCAAATCGATCGTCGAGCAGCTCCAAGAGGACGGCCGACGTTCGTACGCAGAGATCGGCAAAGCCGTCGGGCTCAGCGAAGCAGCTGTCCGACAGCGAGTGCAGAAGCTGACGGAATCCGGTGTGATGCAGATCGTCGCAGTCACCGATCCGATGCAACTCGGCTTCTACCGCCAGGCGATGATCGGCGTCCGCGTCAACGGGGACACCCGTTCCGTCGCTGACGCGTTGGCGGCCCTCCCGGCCGTCGACTATGTCGTGCTCACAGCTGGCGCTTTCGACATCCTGGTCGAAGTCGTCTGTGAGAACGATGACGACCTCATCTCCCTGCTGAACTCGGAGATCCGCAGTATCCCGGGCGTGCTGACGACCGAGACATTCGTCTATCTCAAACTCCACAAACAGCTCTACAACTGGGGAACACGATAA
- a CDS encoding gamma-aminobutyraldehyde dehydrogenase encodes MTAHAFRNFVNGDHADSRSDERLNIIDPATGEVYATTPISTADDVAEAYSAAAGAFETWGQTTPGERQLALFRIADAIEARADEFADVESKDTGKPRASLVEDEIMLSVDQVRFFAGAARNLEGKSAGEYLKDHTSFIRREPIGVVGQVTPWNYPLNMAVWKFAPALAAGNTTVLKPSDTTPASTLLLAEVAAEFLPPGVLNVITGDRGTGAAMIDHPTPQLVSITGSVRAGMAVATAAARDLKRVHLELGGKAPVIVFDDANIERAVEGIVAAGFFNAGQDCTAATRLLVQEGVHDEFVEALTDYARAHASTGAPERDDILFGPLNNADQLSRISGFVDRLPDHAELRVGGHRQGDRGYFYEATIVSNLRQTDEAVQTEIFGPVITVQSFRDEAQALSWANDVQYGLASSVWTSDHGRAMRFAKGLDFGCVWINTHIPIVAEMPHGGFKHSGYGKDLSGYGFDDYTRIKHVMSYIGN; translated from the coding sequence ATGACAGCGCACGCATTCCGTAATTTTGTCAATGGTGACCATGCGGACTCCCGTTCCGATGAGCGACTGAATATCATCGATCCGGCTACCGGGGAGGTGTACGCTACCACCCCGATCTCAACGGCGGACGATGTCGCAGAGGCGTATTCGGCCGCAGCTGGTGCGTTCGAGACGTGGGGCCAGACCACGCCCGGTGAGCGACAGCTTGCCCTGTTTCGAATCGCCGATGCGATTGAGGCCCGCGCGGATGAGTTCGCCGATGTCGAGTCGAAGGACACCGGCAAACCGCGAGCGAGCCTCGTCGAAGACGAGATCATGCTGTCAGTGGACCAAGTCCGGTTCTTCGCCGGGGCAGCGCGGAATTTGGAGGGCAAGTCCGCCGGTGAGTATTTGAAGGACCACACCTCTTTCATCCGCCGCGAGCCGATCGGCGTTGTCGGGCAGGTGACGCCGTGGAATTACCCGCTGAACATGGCGGTCTGGAAGTTCGCGCCGGCGTTGGCGGCGGGCAATACGACGGTGCTGAAACCCTCGGACACGACGCCGGCTTCGACACTCCTGCTCGCCGAGGTCGCGGCTGAATTCTTGCCACCGGGCGTACTGAATGTGATCACGGGGGATCGTGGCACCGGCGCCGCGATGATCGACCACCCGACGCCGCAGCTCGTGTCGATCACCGGTTCAGTGCGCGCCGGGATGGCCGTTGCCACTGCCGCGGCCCGCGATCTCAAGCGGGTTCATCTGGAGCTCGGCGGCAAGGCGCCCGTCATCGTCTTCGACGATGCGAATATCGAGCGTGCGGTCGAGGGCATCGTCGCTGCCGGCTTCTTCAATGCGGGGCAGGACTGCACTGCTGCGACTCGCCTGCTCGTGCAGGAGGGCGTGCACGACGAGTTCGTCGAGGCTCTCACCGACTACGCTCGAGCGCATGCGTCGACCGGAGCACCCGAGCGCGACGACATCCTGTTCGGTCCGCTCAACAACGCTGATCAGCTTTCCCGGATCAGCGGATTCGTCGACCGGCTGCCGGATCACGCAGAACTGCGCGTCGGTGGCCATCGGCAGGGCGATCGAGGCTATTTCTACGAGGCGACGATCGTCTCAAATCTGCGCCAGACCGACGAAGCCGTCCAGACCGAGATCTTCGGCCCTGTCATCACAGTGCAGAGCTTCCGCGATGAAGCGCAAGCACTGTCCTGGGCCAACGATGTGCAATACGGTCTGGCATCGTCGGTCTGGACCAGTGACCATGGTCGGGCGATGCGATTCGCGAAGGGCCTTGACTTCGGCTGCGTGTGGATCAACACCCACATACCGATCGTCGCTGAGATGCCGCACGGCGGCTTCAAGCATTCCGGCTACGGTAAGGATCTCTCCGGCTACGGGTTCGACGATTACACTCGGATCAAGCATGTGATGTCGTACATCGGCAACTAG
- a CDS encoding FHA domain-containing protein, protein MRPGCLWHVPTIGHDEWLFVAGASFLAAVDATDDNSGRAVIDSLWQRADDPVASVEDIVGTIPLGIDDGVRSFAIVVFGTEPVVDQGERMVTAVVRGRAVVDVFSVGGARRFASGSVQPWMLADFRSVTAVVVGGDDRPARSVVRLGSAALPLTTGIVRAQQLLWSLQPLGFASAEFTASDGVGGESAAASDARSQREASDGGGAGADHTILSARRLGPGSALDDTVLIPRPGVRDLPVLPNQSRPSSPLASAHRFRLGESAPRALTEPVVIGRRPVGGRVPSPAKTQLIAVDSPDAAVSAVHLRLEQQGDFVVVTDLHSRNGTVVRLPGGTARRLHPGEAAVVLVGTTIDIGDGNIIEIMPPKTAEQSTSPAGPKSGERA, encoded by the coding sequence GTGAGACCGGGCTGTCTCTGGCACGTTCCGACGATCGGGCATGACGAATGGCTTTTCGTCGCAGGGGCGTCTTTTCTCGCGGCAGTCGACGCAACAGACGACAACTCCGGGCGCGCGGTAATCGACAGCCTGTGGCAGCGCGCCGACGACCCGGTTGCCTCTGTCGAGGACATCGTCGGCACGATTCCACTCGGCATCGACGACGGCGTGCGCTCGTTCGCAATCGTGGTTTTCGGAACAGAGCCAGTCGTCGACCAGGGCGAGCGCATGGTCACGGCGGTCGTTCGCGGTCGCGCCGTCGTCGATGTCTTCTCGGTCGGCGGAGCGCGTCGATTCGCATCCGGTTCGGTTCAGCCGTGGATGCTTGCGGACTTTCGTTCGGTGACCGCGGTCGTCGTCGGCGGTGATGACCGGCCGGCGCGATCGGTAGTCAGGCTCGGCAGCGCTGCGTTACCGTTGACCACGGGAATCGTCCGGGCGCAACAGTTGTTGTGGTCGCTGCAACCGCTCGGCTTCGCATCCGCTGAGTTCACCGCGTCCGACGGGGTTGGCGGCGAATCGGCGGCCGCAAGCGACGCCCGCAGCCAGCGGGAGGCTTCAGACGGCGGCGGCGCGGGTGCGGATCACACGATCCTGTCGGCCAGACGACTCGGGCCCGGTTCGGCGCTCGACGACACCGTACTCATACCGCGCCCTGGAGTTCGCGACCTGCCCGTGCTGCCGAATCAGAGCCGGCCGTCGAGCCCATTAGCGTCAGCGCATCGGTTTCGGCTCGGCGAGTCTGCGCCGCGCGCGTTGACCGAGCCGGTCGTGATCGGCCGCCGCCCGGTCGGCGGGCGGGTGCCTTCACCTGCGAAGACGCAGTTGATCGCCGTCGACTCTCCGGATGCTGCTGTGTCAGCTGTGCACCTCAGGCTCGAACAGCAGGGTGACTTCGTCGTCGTCACCGATCTGCACTCGCGAAACGGCACCGTCGTGCGACTGCCGGGTGGCACGGCAAGGAGGCTGCACCCGGGAGAGGCCGCCGTTGTGCTTGTCGGCACAACGATCGACATCGGTGACGGTAATATCATCGAAATCATGCCCCCGAAGACGGCTGAGCAATCGACTTCACCGGCGGGCCCGAAATCGGGGGAGCGCGCGTGA